A stretch of DNA from Methanolinea mesophila:
CGACCAGTACGTGATGCAGAGCCCGACCCTCGTGGTCTACAAGGAGCTCCCGGAGAGCGTGAACCCCGGGGACCGCTTCCCCGTGAACCTGACCTTCACGAACGCCGGGGCGATCCGGGCGAGCGACATCGTGCTTACCACCTCGACCTCCAGCACCTCCCTCGGTGCCGTGGGACCGAACACCATCTCGCTTGCTCCCATAAACGGCGGCGAACAGCAGGCAGTGACCCTCTCGTTCATCACCGACCGGAACGTGCCGGTGGGGCTCGCGAAGATCATGCTCGCCATCGACTACAAGCTGCCCGACGGGACTCCTGCGCACCAGGACGAGGTGATCGAGGTGCCCATCAAGGGCGAGTCGGAGCTGGGTTTTGTCTCGGTGGACACCAGTCCCCGGAGGGTCGCCGCCGGTGAGCCGTTCGACATTACTATCCGAATCGAGAACACCGGGACCGGCGAGGCAAAGCAGGTGGCCGCGACCATCGACCTGCCCATGACCGGGACGAAGCAGTCCTTCATCGGGAAGATCAAGCCGGGCAACGATGCCCCTGCGATATTCATGCTCGACGGCGGGAAGAGCGGCACCTACGAGTACAATACCACCATCACCTACACCGACGACCTGGGGACCCATACCGTGACCAGCCCCATGTCCCTCCGGGTCACCCCCCAGGACTACACCGGGGCGATCGTGATGGCGATCATCATCATCCTCGCGGGCGGCTTTGTCATCTACCGCTACTGGTACATCCCCCGTAAGAACGGGAACGGGGCCCTTCCATGGGTAAAAAAGAACTGAAAGTCGCGTTCCTGCTCTCACTCCGGGCACTGCAGAGGGGAAGCCGGGCGAGCACCTTCATGACGGTGCTGATCATCTCGCTCTGCTTCACCAACATGATCTTCCTCCCCGGGCTCTTCAACGGGATCGGGCAGGGGATCACCACCCAGATCGTGGACTACGAGGTGGGAAACGTCCTGGTCAGCCCCCAGGCAGGCGACCAGTACATCAACGACCTCGACGCGACGCTCGACCTGATCAACCACATGCCGGGGGTGGAGCGGGCGACCCCGCATTATACCAAGGGAGCCACGCTCAAGTACCGGGACAGGGTGCTCTCCGTCGGGGTGCGGGCGATCAACCCCTCCGACGAGAAGTACGTCTCCCCGCTCTATACCAAGATGATCGCCGGGACGTACCTCGGCGACGGGGACACGGGCGAGGTGATCATCGGGAAGACGGTCGCCGGAGACGCCTCGGTCCGGCAGGAGGACGAGTTCGAGCCCTCGCTCGGCGGGGTCCGGGTCGGCGACTCGATCACCATCGAGTACGGGAACGGGTACACGAAGGATTACCGGATAAAGGGGATCTACCAGACGGGATGGGCTTCCTCGGACAGCACGGTCTACACCACCATGAGCGATATGGAACTGGTGGAAGGCCAGGCGCTCGACCGGGCGGACTACATCACCGTGAAGATCAAGCCGGGGTACACGGAGAAGTTCGTAAAAGACGAGCTCCAGGCGTACGGGGTCTCCCAGAACGTCCAGACCACGGCGGACCTGCTCTCCAAGGGTGTCGGGAGAGTGCTCCAGAGTTTCGCCATCATCAACATGGTCTCGCTGATCGTCTCGGTAATCATCACCACGGTGGTGCTGTTCATCGTGATCACTATCAAGACGCTGAACAACAGGAAGCAGATCGGGATCCTGAAGGCGATCGGGGTGCAGAAAGAGGTCATCATGCACAGCTACGGGTTCCAGGTCATTATCCTGGCCCTCGCAGGCATCGCGCTCGGGATCCTCATTACCTCGCTGCTCGCGCTCTACCTGTCGATCAATCCCATCGTGACCCCCGAATGGTCGGCGACCCTGTACCTGACACCGATGGACATGCTGACGAACTCCCTGATCCTGTTCCTCGCGGCGGGGATCGCCGGGTATGTCCCGGCCTGGCGGGTTGCGCAGGAAGACATCCAGAAATCAATGAGGGCATGACTATGATCAGGACAGAGAACCTCAGGAAAGTCTACCCGATGGGCGCGGTTGAGGTAAAAGCCCTCGACGGCGTGGACCTCGAGATCGGCAAGGGGGAGTTCGTGGGGATCATGGGGCCCTCGGGGAGCGGGAAGACCACGCTCCTCCACATGCTCGGCCTGCTCGACGAACCTTCGGCCGGGAAGATCACCATCGACGGGATTGACGTCCGCACACTGAACGACTATGAAAAGACCATGTTCCGGCTCTACAAGCTCGGGTACGTCTTCCAGGACTACGCCCTCGTCGCCGAGCTCTCCGTCGCGGAGAACGTCTGTCTCCCGGCGATGCTCCGCCACGACCGCACCCCCGAGCAGTATGTGGCCGCGACCAGGGACATCCTGAAGGAGATCGGGCTCTACGACCGGAGGGACCACGTTCCGGGCGAGCTCTCCGGCGGGCAGCAGCAGCGGGTGGCGATTGCCCGGGCCATGGTGAACCGGCCCGAGATCCTCTTCGCCGACGAACCGTGCGCGAACCTGGACACCGAGAACTCGCGGACCGTGCTCGACCTGTTCGCAAAGATCAACGACGAGCAGGACCAGACTATCGTTATGGTCTCGCACGAGGACTGGCACAAGGAGTACTTCCACCGGATTATCCGGCTTCGTGATGGGAAGATCGTGGAAGACACGGTGAAGCAGTAACCCCCGGCCCTTTTCTTTTTGGTGGGCAGGCAGCGGTGAAAAGAAAAAACCCGGCCGGGCCCGGTTAAATATTGATAAATCCGGACGCGTCCTTGCCCTGGTTGATCAGTTCAGCCGTCTTGTAGGCATCCACGATCCCGACGATCCACCAGATCGGGAGGAGGATGATCCCTATAAGCACAAAGATGAGCAGCCCGCAGATCAGCGCAATTACGAAGTAGAGGATCCCTTTTCCCAGCTGGTCGTTATAGACCTGGCCGAGGCCGGTCACGATGATCGAGAGAATCAGGGCGATGACCGGGTTCTTTTTTTGTTCCGGCATGGGGACCGGTTTTAACCTTCCCCCGCAGGTCGGGCATATCTCGGCATCGGGGTTGATCAGCTCCGCGCCACATTCCGGGCAGTACTTCGGCATAACGGTACTGTGGTGAAAGAATTGATAAATACCTGACGATTTCTTATCAAAATCCAGGATTGATAAGGATTTTCTCGATATGCAGTGAAATCTGGGCGATTCGGTCCGGAGAGATTTCCCGGAGCACGGTTCGGGCCGGCCCCCCCGTTCCTTTTTTTACAAAAGACCTTCGCTATCCCGGTGGCGCCCCGGCACCGATCCCGACGATCGCCAGATCGAGGGTCGAAACGATAAGAATCACCAGGATAAGTGCAATAATCACGACGTTGAATGCCTGTGACTGGGACAACGAATGGGCGTTCCGGACCCCAAAGACCAGCAGATATCCGGTCCAGAAGAATGAGACGATCACGATAAGAAAGAGTATGAGGGCTACAGAGGCCCCGGCCTGGAAATCAAAACGGGTCGCCGGTAGCACCGTGAAGATGCTGATATCGATGATGCCGCCGAGAATGATAAGCGGGACCATCGCATATCCTGTGTTCGCGAGGGTTACCCTAAAGGATCCGGTCTTCGATATCCAGCTTCCGACGACGAAGAGCACCGTGCCAACCAGGACCCAGATTAAAAAGGGGAGGATCAACATCATCTCCGGGACTGTCGTGAACAACAGCGTTCTGAGGATATACCAGTACACATTTGTCTCGTACACCAGGCTGGTGGCCAGGTTTGCCAGCCCGCCCACCAAAATAATGCAAAAAGGTACCAAAAGATCGGGTTTTTTCTGATCAAGCCCCGAAAAGAAAGAATCCGGGTTGAACAACAGGTCCCCTATCCTTCCGGCATTCATGAAACGTTGTAGACTTCA
This window harbors:
- a CDS encoding Yip1 family protein, with product MNAGRIGDLLFNPDSFFSGLDQKKPDLLVPFCIILVGGLANLATSLVYETNVYWYILRTLLFTTVPEMMLILPFLIWVLVGTVLFVVGSWISKTGSFRVTLANTGYAMVPLIILGGIIDISIFTVLPATRFDFQAGASVALILFLIVIVSFFWTGYLLVFGVRNAHSLSQSQAFNVVIIALILVILIVSTLDLAIVGIGAGAPPG
- a CDS encoding zinc ribbon domain-containing protein, with the translated sequence MPKYCPECGAELINPDAEICPTCGGRLKPVPMPEQKKNPVIALILSIIVTGLGQVYNDQLGKGILYFVIALICGLLIFVLIGIILLPIWWIVGIVDAYKTAELINQGKDASGFINI
- a CDS encoding ABC transporter ATP-binding protein; translated protein: MIRTENLRKVYPMGAVEVKALDGVDLEIGKGEFVGIMGPSGSGKTTLLHMLGLLDEPSAGKITIDGIDVRTLNDYEKTMFRLYKLGYVFQDYALVAELSVAENVCLPAMLRHDRTPEQYVAATRDILKEIGLYDRRDHVPGELSGGQQQRVAIARAMVNRPEILFADEPCANLDTENSRTVLDLFAKINDEQDQTIVMVSHEDWHKEYFHRIIRLRDGKIVEDTVKQ
- a CDS encoding COG1361 S-layer family protein: MKHPRTDKNRIVISGAVALLLLLAACAIPVSAADSPTVVVTSYKVTPSVLAPNGYGTIQVTLTNTAGTAVLKESSGVSPAGEFQTTKSTDIPAQIDSVQLVGTEIKVIDGNFKHFGAIGPGQSVDVTFSIQAPATEGLYFPEVWVEINGGKNVRYPVPVNVNADQYVMQSPTLVVYKELPESVNPGDRFPVNLTFTNAGAIRASDIVLTTSTSSTSLGAVGPNTISLAPINGGEQQAVTLSFITDRNVPVGLAKIMLAIDYKLPDGTPAHQDEVIEVPIKGESELGFVSVDTSPRRVAAGEPFDITIRIENTGTGEAKQVAATIDLPMTGTKQSFIGKIKPGNDAPAIFMLDGGKSGTYEYNTTITYTDDLGTHTVTSPMSLRVTPQDYTGAIVMAIIIILAGGFVIYRYWYIPRKNGNGALPWVKKN
- a CDS encoding ABC transporter permease, whose product is MGKKELKVAFLLSLRALQRGSRASTFMTVLIISLCFTNMIFLPGLFNGIGQGITTQIVDYEVGNVLVSPQAGDQYINDLDATLDLINHMPGVERATPHYTKGATLKYRDRVLSVGVRAINPSDEKYVSPLYTKMIAGTYLGDGDTGEVIIGKTVAGDASVRQEDEFEPSLGGVRVGDSITIEYGNGYTKDYRIKGIYQTGWASSDSTVYTTMSDMELVEGQALDRADYITVKIKPGYTEKFVKDELQAYGVSQNVQTTADLLSKGVGRVLQSFAIINMVSLIVSVIITTVVLFIVITIKTLNNRKQIGILKAIGVQKEVIMHSYGFQVIILALAGIALGILITSLLALYLSINPIVTPEWSATLYLTPMDMLTNSLILFLAAGIAGYVPAWRVAQEDIQKSMRA